Proteins co-encoded in one Malus sylvestris chromosome 7, drMalSylv7.2, whole genome shotgun sequence genomic window:
- the LOC126630194 gene encoding uncharacterized protein LOC126630194, with translation MAGSGSAEVRTSIFSGENYEFWRIKMVTIFKSYGLWNLVEKGISVSDSKKKKAKTDEDTDVDADDDEKMAAIFMKDAKALGIIQSTVSDQIFPRIANADSAKMAWDLLYGEYHGGDQVRSVKLQNLRREFEYTRMRDDESLTGYLTRLNDLINQMKTFGETLSNERLVQKVLISLTKIYDHICLVIENTKCLKSVELQKVLAILKSQEQRFDLHSSNATERAFSSLTVNSKGQNRSYAQSSTFKPQRNWNQKGKKWDSKPKFQQKSFTNVAQNSTSSQVMGQESVKPQCKVCSKFHYGECRYKGKSKCHNCDRFGHWARECTVGKSVQKANYASQMEVTGNIFYANCAVAETKVNGDWYIDSGCSNHMTGNVDLLVDVNTNVARKVQMPTRVLVNVAGMGSLEIETNRGRKYIREVMYLPGLKENLLSVGQMDEHEYYLVFGGHMCTVFYGPSLKCQIIRVKMKENRCYPLSLRPE, from the coding sequence ATGGCTGGATCTGGGAGTGCTGAAGTGAGGACCTCGATCTTCTCCGGTGAGAACTATGAGTTCTGGAGAATCAAAATGGTTACCATTTTCAAGTCATATGGACTATGGAATCTGGTGGAAAAAGGGATTTCGGTTTccgattcgaagaagaagaaagctaaGACTGATGAAGATACAGATGTTGATGCTGACGATGATGAGAAAATGGCTGCAATATTCATGAAAGATGCAAAAGCTCTCGGAATCATTCAAAGCACAGTCTCCGATCAGATCTTCCCTCGAATCGCAAACGCAGACTCAGCAAAAATGGCATGGGATCTGTTATATGGCGAATATCACGGTGGGGATCAGGTAAGATCTGTGAAACTCCAAAATCTTAGACGAGAATTTGAATACACTAGAATGCGTGATGATGAATCTTTGACTGGGTATCTTACTCGTTTAAATGATCTGATTAATCAAATGAAGACGTTTGGTGAAACTCTGTCAAATGAGAGATTAGTTCAGAAGGTGTTAATCAGTCTCACTAAGATATATGATCATATATGCTTAGTGATAGAAAACACCAAATGTTTAAAATCTGTTGAACTGCAAAAGGTACTAGCTATATTGAAGAGTCAAGAGCAGAGGTTTGATTTGCATTCCTCTAATGCAACTGAGAGAGCATTTTCTTCTCTTACTGTTAATTCAAAAGGGCAGAATCGAAGTTATGCTCAGTCTAGTACTTTTAAACCACAGAGAAATTGGAATCAAAAGGGTAAGAAGTGGGATTCAAAACCAAAGTTTCAGCAAAAATCATTCACAAATGTTGCACAGAATAGTACTTCCTCACAGGTTATGGGTCAAGAGAGTGTAAAACCTCAATGTAAAGTGTgttcaaagtttcattatggtgaatgtagATATAAGGGGAAATCCAAGTGCCATAACTGTGATAGATTTGGACATTGGGCCAGAGAGTGTACTGTTGGAAAGTCTGTTCAAAAGGCAAACTATGCAAGTCAAATGGAAGTGACAGGAAACATATTTTATGCAAATTGTGCAGTTGCTGAGACTAAGGTTAATGGAGATTGGTACATAGATAGTGGCTGCAGTAATCATATGACAGGGAATGTTGATCTTCTTGTTGATGTGAATACAAATGTTGCAAGGAAAGTTCAAATGCCAACAAGAGTGTTAGTTAATGTGGCAGGAATGGGATCACTGGAAATTGAGACTAACAGAGGAAGAAAATACATCAGAGAAGTCATGTACTTACCTGGTTTGAAAGAGAATCTATTAAGTGTAGGACAAATGGATGAGCACGAATATTATCTTGTGTTTGGTGGACATATGTGTACTGTTTTTTATGGTCCTTCTCTGAAATGTCAAATTATCCGtgtaaaaatgaaagaaaacaggTGTTATCCTCTATCTCTAAGGCCTGAGTAA